TCATACTTATTATAGGTCTTATAGCCTTATTTTATTTAGCATTGTTAGGATGTAGGTTAGATAGTAAGAAAGAGAGGAAAAAGGTTTATTCTTTCCTATTTTTAACGATAAGTTCAATTGTATTTTGGATGCTTTACTTTGTAGGACCGATGGGGGTTACACAATTTTTGAAGTATAATGTAAATGACTATATAGGCTCGTTTTATATTCCACCACAATGGTTGATGAACTTAAATTCACTCTTTGTAATTATTGGCTCACCTATTTTAGTCTATTTGTTTGAACGATTACGAAGAAGACAAATAACTATTTCAATCTCAAAACAATTCATTTGTTCTCTAGTTTTTATATCCTTATCCTTTTTGGTATTGATTGTCGGCATAGTTCAATCGAGTGCCGAAGGATTAACTGATCTAAGGTGGATAGTAGTACATTATCTTTTGCAATCGATAGGTGAATTATTAATTGCACCAGTAGGTTATGCCATGATAGGGCATTTAGCACCACAAAAAATGCAAGGATTGATGATGGGAATATGGATGATGGCTTCAGGAATAGCGGTCACCCTCTCTAATTATTTCTCCAATGTGATGACTCAATCTGAATCAATTAATCCACTAATTAGTAATGAATATTATAGGAGCGCATTTACTCAATTAGGACTGTACGCTTTTCTAGGCGCACTTATACTATGGCTATTTTCAAAGACTATTGAGAATAGTATTAAAATACTAACACCTCAACCAGTTGAAGGTGCAGCATAACCTAAGATATCAAAACCTATAGTGATGCTAACTCTCCTTTTATTTTAAATAATTTTAGTTCCTCTTGCGCCAATATTTTAAGGAAGTTTTCTAAAATAGTAGCATTTTTTATCGCTTTAATATCTTTTTTAATGCCATTAATTACGCTTTGTTGTACTTGTAAAGATTTTTTTAAATTAACTTTAGGGCAAGGACAATAAGTCAAACCATACATGTCTTGCAGGCGCTTACTCGTAGCGACATCATCTAAACCAGAATAGTTAAGTTCTGCTTGTTTTAGTTTCAATCGTGCTTCATTTTCCTGTTCATATTTCACCTGGTAAAACTTAGCT
The sequence above is a segment of the Legionella busanensis genome. Coding sequences within it:
- a CDS encoding peptide MFS transporter; this translates as MDVKKKVQKGIVYLHWLNGITTFSFAILFSSLSLYLTKKGGLSQTQSNSIVGFFLASNFILHFFAGYLGDRWLSNRLLFAIAIMVQTLGVMVLNSSISQHIYIGLSLFLIGCGLGSTCINCLITQQFSNQEDRLRERAFFYNYSAMNVGFLSGYILSGFIDINDSYEHLFEVSNLINLITLFLIIKSWRYFAKEKINIQEEIKQGRWGLLSVLVIIPALFVGFYYAWLANSLILIIGLIALFYLALLGCRLDSKKERKKVYSFLFLTISSIVFWMLYFVGPMGVTQFLKYNVNDYIGSFYIPPQWLMNLNSLFVIIGSPILVYLFERLRRRQITISISKQFICSLVFISLSFLVLIVGIVQSSAEGLTDLRWIVVHYLLQSIGELLIAPVGYAMIGHLAPQKMQGLMMGIWMMASGIAVTLSNYFSNVMTQSESINPLISNEYYRSAFTQLGLYAFLGALILWLFSKTIENSIKILTPQPVEGAA